A single window of Deltaproteobacteria bacterium DNA harbors:
- a CDS encoding GNAT family N-acetyltransferase, which yields MPLEAKTTQLELDGRWGLEELSDTTKDYIQLYGFAYSLIPDLPTARREEIDYIYGKFPWRGGYSTVNFFNQLFHKIPPKFRPEVQRIQYASPGFIELTELLAVAVTIAGIVTAVCKSLGTVHDLYRNIQKASVDHELSKINLAKEDLELKQRQITFCENASKRLVDAFGLTDAQEKLIDQKVQHNPVMKLKILLSVFRRVEPLAKRQAEGKLKITGKEHHPK from the coding sequence ATGCCACTTGAAGCGAAGACAACCCAGCTTGAGCTAGATGGTCGTTGGGGGCTGGAGGAGCTTTCTGACACAACTAAAGACTATATTCAGCTATATGGTTTTGCATATTCACTGATCCCTGATTTACCAACTGCACGTCGGGAGGAAATTGACTACATTTACGGAAAATTTCCTTGGAGAGGTGGATACAGCACTGTCAACTTTTTCAATCAGCTCTTCCACAAGATTCCACCTAAATTCAGGCCTGAAGTCCAACGCATTCAATATGCCTCGCCTGGCTTCATAGAGCTAACTGAACTTTTAGCTGTGGCTGTAACAATCGCAGGAATCGTCACTGCGGTATGCAAGTCGCTCGGCACTGTGCACGATCTATATCGCAATATCCAGAAAGCATCAGTCGATCACGAACTTTCAAAGATTAACCTTGCAAAGGAAGATCTTGAGCTCAAGCAGCGCCAAATTACGTTTTGCGAAAACGCTTCAAAACGTCTTGTTGACGCATTTGGCCTTACTGATGCGCAAGAGAAGCTTATTGATCAGAAAGTACAGCACAACCCAGTCATGAAGCTAAAGATTCTTCTTTCCGTATTCCGCAGGGTTGAGCCTTTGGCAAAGAGGCAGGCCGAGGGTAAGCTCAAAATCACGGGCAAAGAGCATCATCCCAAATGA